CCGATGACGACCTGATCGCGGCGTTCCTGAAGAAGGGTGGCAAGATCAGCGTCGGCAAGACAAAGCCGCCCAAGCCCGAGCTGGGGCTGAGCAACAACCAGTGGAACAACAAGCTGACCCGCGACGAGAAGGCCGCGCGCGACAAGGGCTGAGCGGCGGCGCTAGCGGTATTCGGCCGCGGCGATGAACTCCGAGAAGGCCTCGCACCAGACCAGAACGGTCGTATAGGCGTCGAGGTCGATATCGGCCGGAAGGTCGAGCGCGAAGCCCTCGAAGGTTTTCACAGGGCCCACCACGACGCTTTGGGCCTTGAGCGGCGCGAACTCGTCCTCGTGCTCGACGAATTCCGGCACCAGGTACACCATGTAATCCGGCCCTGGCGCGAGGCGCCCTTCATGCACGATCCCGCCCGGGCCGAGGCTGACCGTACCCTCGCCCCAATGCAGAAGGTCGTGCCCGCGCAGGTCCTGCGCGAAGGACGCGGTGTAGCGCGCGTCCTGTGCCATCGCGCTGAGCGTGGCGGCGTCGGGCGAGGGCGGAGCGGTCAGGATCGGCAGGAAGTATATGCCCAGCCCAAAGCCCAGCCCGAGGGCCACGGAATGGGTCGCGATCCGCCTGAACCAACGCATCATCGCGCCGAACTCCCGTCGATCATCCGCGTCTCAGTCAACCACGATGACCGGCACTTGGATAGTCGCCGCCGCGCCCGAACCGCTCCACGAGGCCGCGGACCGAGTTCGACCGGGGCGTCCAGAGCCCGCGCGCGATGGCCTCGGCCAGCCGGTCCGCGATATCGGCCAGCGCGGCCGCATTGGCCTCGGCGATGAAGTCCCGCGTCGCGTCATCCGCCAGCACGGCATCGGCCACGAGGTCGAAATGGTGGTTCTTCACCGCGCCCGTCGTCGCCGCGAAGGCAAAAAGGTAATCGACCGTCGCCGCGATCTCGAACGCGCCCTTGTAGCCGTGGCGCTTCACCCCCTCGATCCACTTGGGGTTCACCACGCGGGACCGAACCACCCGGCCGATCTCCTCGTCGAGGGTGCGGATGACGGGGCGCTCGGGCCGCGAGTGATCGTTGTGATAGATTGTGGGCGCCGCGCCCCGGATCGCCTTGATCGCCGCAGCGGCCCCGCCCTCGAACTGGTAGTAGTCGTCGCTGTCCAGCAGGTCGTGCTCGCGGTTGTCTTGGTTCTGGACGACGGCCTCGACCTGTCCCAGCCGGGCGCGAAGGCCATCGTGATCGGCGCTGCCTTCGCCCTGTCCGTAGGCGTAGCCGCCCCATTCCAGATAGGCCGCGCCCAGATCGGCGGCCTCCGTCCAGATCCGTTCGTCGATCAAGGCTTGCAGCCCCGCGCCGTAGGCGCCCGGCTTCGAGCCATAGACCCGCGCCAGCCCTTCGCCCGCCCGCGCGCGGGCGGCGGCGGGATTGGCGTCCTCGGGCTCGTCCAGCGCCTGCACCGCGCGGGCGGCGGCATCGACCAGCGCCATCTGCTGCGGGAACGCGTCGCGGAAAAACCCGGACACCCGCAGCGTCACGTCCACGCGGGGCCGGCCGAGCGCGGTGTGGGGGATGATCTCGTAGCCGGTCACGCGCCGGTTCGCCGCGGCCCACCGGGGCTTCACCCCCATCAGGGCCAGCGCCTGCGCGATGTCGTCACCGCCCGTGCGCATGTTGGCGGTGCCCCAAGCCGTCAGCAGCATCGTGCGCGGCCAGTCGCCATGGTCCTGCAAATGCCGCTCGACGAGGAGCGAGGCCGACTTCCAGCCCAGCTTCCACGCGGTCGGCGTCGGCACGGCGCGGCTGTCGACCGAGTAGAAATTGCGGCCCGTCGGCAGCACGTCGGGCCGCCCGCGGGTGGGGGCGCCGGATGGCGCCGGGGCGACGAATTGGCCTGAAAGGCCGGTGAGGAGACCCTCTCCCTCGGCTGGCCCGCACGCATCGAGCGTCGCGCGGAGCGTCTCCGCGGCGGCCAGGACGGCGGTGGTCGCGGGGCCGGGGGCGCGGGCCTCGCCCGCCAGAAGGGCCGCGGACAGCGCCTCGATCCGCTCGACCGTATCGCCCGCGCTCCGCCACGTCGCCTCGCCCGCCAGCGCCGCGGGGCGCGGCCCGTCCCACGGCGCCGCCATCTCGCAATCGAGCGGGTCGAACCCGAGCGCCAGATCGACGGCGATGGCGC
This portion of the uncultured Jannaschia sp. genome encodes:
- a CDS encoding DM13 domain-containing protein yields the protein MMRWFRRIATHSVALGLGFGLGIYFLPILTAPPSPDAATLSAMAQDARYTASFAQDLRGHDLLHWGEGTVSLGPGGIVHEGRLAPGPDYMVYLVPEFVEHEDEFAPLKAQSVVVGPVKTFEGFALDLPADIDLDAYTTVLVWCEAFSEFIAAAEYR